A stretch of Corallococcus soli DNA encodes these proteins:
- a CDS encoding methylthioribulose 1-phosphate dehydratase, producing the protein MRVNPVPATPLSDAVREIVEVGRFLSVRNFVPATSGNFSRRLDARTAAVTRSGVDKGELVEADVLVADLHAPPPEGASAETPLHLQLYRDRPDAHAVLHTHSVVSALLSNLRLAEGELVLQGFELLKALGDTRTHEAAVSIPIFPNDQDIPRLASKVTALLEQRPELVAYLIAGHGLYTWGRSMAEARRHVVALEHLLTYELEKMKVLR; encoded by the coding sequence ATGCGCGTCAATCCGGTTCCCGCCACCCCCCTGTCCGACGCCGTCCGCGAAATCGTCGAGGTGGGCCGCTTCCTGAGCGTGCGCAACTTCGTGCCCGCGACCAGCGGCAACTTCTCCCGCCGGCTGGACGCCCGCACGGCCGCCGTCACCCGCTCCGGCGTGGACAAGGGCGAGCTGGTGGAGGCGGACGTGCTGGTGGCGGACCTCCACGCGCCGCCGCCCGAGGGCGCGTCGGCTGAGACGCCCCTGCACCTGCAGCTGTACCGGGACAGGCCGGACGCGCACGCGGTGCTGCACACGCACTCCGTGGTGTCCGCGCTGCTGTCGAACCTGCGGCTGGCCGAAGGCGAGCTGGTGCTCCAGGGCTTCGAGCTGCTCAAGGCGCTGGGGGACACGCGCACGCACGAGGCGGCGGTGTCGATTCCCATCTTCCCCAACGACCAGGACATCCCCCGGCTCGCCAGCAAGGTGACGGCGCTCCTGGAGCAGCGGCCGGAGCTGGTCGCGTACCTCATCGCGGGCCACGGGTTGTACACCTGGGGACGGAGCATGGCCGAAGCGCGTCGCCACGTGGTGGCGCTGGAACACCTGCTGACGTACGAACTCGAGAAGATGAAGGTGCTGCGATGA
- a CDS encoding S-methyl-5'-thioadenosine phosphorylase: MSSPNKPVLGIIGGSGLYQIDGMTDVSWRRVSSPFGETSDELCFGRIGDQPVVFLPRHGRGHRIPPSELNFRANIDALKRSGVTDLLSVSAVGSLREDLKPGTFVVVDQFVDRTFARVKSFFSTGLVAHVSMAKPVCSRLGDAVMKACEGLDLQVVRGGTYLVMEGPQFSTLAESQMYRQWGCDVIGMTNMPEAKLAREAEICYASVSMVTDFDCWHPDHDAVTVDQVVAVLLGNAGKARGLVKNVAPLVGGHEGPCAKGCQTALDHAIMTSPDVRDPALVEKLSAVAGRVLKR, encoded by the coding sequence ATGTCGAGTCCCAACAAGCCCGTGCTGGGCATCATCGGCGGCAGCGGCCTGTATCAGATTGACGGCATGACGGACGTGTCGTGGCGCCGGGTGTCGTCGCCCTTCGGGGAGACGTCGGATGAACTCTGCTTCGGGCGCATTGGCGACCAGCCGGTGGTGTTCCTGCCGCGCCACGGGCGGGGGCACCGGATCCCGCCCTCGGAGCTGAACTTCCGGGCGAACATCGACGCGCTCAAGCGCAGCGGCGTGACGGACCTGCTGTCCGTGTCCGCGGTGGGCAGCCTGCGCGAGGACCTGAAGCCGGGCACCTTCGTGGTGGTGGATCAGTTCGTGGACCGCACCTTCGCTCGCGTGAAGAGCTTCTTCTCCACCGGGCTGGTGGCGCACGTGTCGATGGCGAAGCCGGTGTGCTCGCGCCTGGGCGACGCGGTGATGAAGGCGTGCGAGGGATTGGACCTCCAGGTCGTGCGCGGCGGCACGTACCTGGTGATGGAGGGCCCGCAGTTCTCCACGCTGGCGGAGAGCCAGATGTACCGGCAGTGGGGCTGCGACGTGATTGGCATGACGAACATGCCGGAGGCCAAGCTCGCCCGGGAGGCGGAGATTTGTTACGCGAGCGTGTCCATGGTCACGGACTTCGACTGCTGGCACCCGGACCACGACGCGGTGACGGTGGACCAGGTGGTGGCGGTGCTGCTGGGCAACGCAGGCAAGGCGCGCGGGCTGGTGAAGAACGTCGCGCCGCTGGTGGGCGGCCACGAAGGTCCCTGCGCCAAGGGCTGCCAGACGGCGCTGGACCACGCCATCATGACCTCGCCGGACGTGCGCGACCCGGCCCTCGTGGAGAAGCTCTCCGCGGTGGCGGGCCGCGTGCTGAAGCGCTGA
- a CDS encoding 1,2-dihydroxy-3-keto-5-methylthiopentene dioxygenase, translating into MSNLTIYREHPPAEPLGVFTEPADIARELAPIGVRFERVDASVALPDGAGQDAVLAAYQAVVDAEKKARGYNTVDVVRIRPDADNVAQARQKFLSEHTHSEDESRIMVEGSGCFYLHAQGKVFQVVCTRGDLIRVPEGMKHWFDMGPAPLFAAIRFFIRPDGWVGHFTGETIAERFPKYAP; encoded by the coding sequence ATGAGCAACCTGACGATCTACAGGGAACACCCCCCGGCGGAGCCGCTGGGCGTCTTCACGGAGCCCGCGGACATCGCACGGGAGCTGGCCCCCATCGGCGTGCGCTTCGAGCGCGTGGACGCCTCCGTCGCGCTGCCGGACGGCGCGGGGCAGGACGCGGTGCTCGCGGCCTACCAGGCCGTGGTGGACGCGGAGAAGAAGGCCCGCGGATACAACACGGTGGACGTGGTGCGCATCCGCCCGGACGCGGACAACGTGGCGCAGGCGCGCCAGAAGTTCCTCTCCGAGCACACCCACTCGGAGGACGAGTCGCGCATCATGGTGGAGGGCAGCGGCTGCTTCTACCTGCACGCGCAGGGCAAGGTCTTCCAGGTGGTCTGCACCCGGGGCGACCTCATCCGCGTGCCGGAAGGGATGAAGCACTGGTTCGACATGGGGCCCGCGCCGCTGTTCGCGGCCATCCGCTTCTTCATTCGCCCGGACGGCTGGGTGGGCCACTTCACCGGCGAGACCATCGCCGAGCGCTTCCCGAAGTACGCACCATGA
- a CDS encoding DUF1501 domain-containing protein — MTAHLSRRRLLQALGFAGAGLVLAPSFLSRALAASPSEPARRALVTVFLRGGADGLSLVPPVEDDAYQRARPTLALKAQGDHAALKLQGVFGLHPALGALLPLWEQGRLAVLSGVGLPVAPRSHFDAQDFLESGTPGRKSTADGWLNRALEDASADAPLRAVALQPTLPRALYGNAGALAMGRLEDFRLRRGGDARQGFSSLYAGAVDRALQGAGADAFEAMSRLDGARLSKLPASPGVTYPGTPLARRLQDVARLLKGDVGLEVAATEMGGWDTHVAQGVAQGAFAKRCEELGGALAAFAADLGPKLETVTVVVMTEFGRTVKENGNQGTDHGVGGVMLALGGGVKGGRVHGRFEALTVDRLQDGRDVPSWTDVRAPLAEALRACRPGVDLAKVFPGYQEGTPLGMFT; from the coding sequence ATGACCGCGCACCTCTCCCGCCGTCGGCTCCTCCAGGCCCTGGGCTTCGCGGGCGCGGGCCTCGTGCTGGCGCCGTCCTTCCTCTCCCGCGCCCTGGCCGCGAGTCCCTCCGAGCCTGCCCGCCGCGCGCTCGTGACCGTCTTCCTGCGAGGCGGCGCGGATGGCCTGTCGCTGGTGCCTCCCGTGGAGGACGACGCCTACCAGCGCGCGCGGCCCACGCTGGCGCTCAAGGCCCAGGGCGACCACGCGGCGCTGAAGCTCCAGGGTGTGTTCGGCCTGCACCCGGCGCTGGGCGCGCTGCTGCCGCTGTGGGAGCAGGGGAGGTTGGCGGTGCTCTCCGGTGTGGGGCTGCCCGTCGCGCCACGCTCGCACTTCGACGCGCAGGACTTCCTGGAGTCCGGCACGCCGGGCCGCAAGTCGACGGCGGATGGCTGGCTCAACCGCGCACTGGAGGACGCGAGCGCGGACGCGCCGCTTCGGGCCGTGGCGCTGCAACCCACGCTGCCCCGAGCGCTGTATGGGAACGCCGGAGCGCTGGCCATGGGGCGGCTGGAGGACTTCCGTCTTCGGCGGGGCGGTGATGCGCGGCAGGGCTTCTCTTCGCTCTATGCCGGAGCGGTGGACCGGGCGCTGCAAGGCGCGGGCGCGGATGCGTTCGAGGCCATGTCCCGGCTGGACGGCGCGAGGCTCTCGAAGCTGCCCGCCTCTCCCGGCGTGACGTACCCGGGGACGCCGCTGGCGCGAAGGCTCCAGGACGTCGCGAGGCTGCTCAAGGGCGACGTGGGGCTGGAGGTGGCGGCGACGGAGATGGGCGGCTGGGACACGCACGTCGCGCAGGGCGTGGCGCAGGGGGCGTTCGCGAAGCGCTGTGAGGAACTGGGCGGCGCGCTCGCGGCGTTCGCGGCGGACCTGGGCCCGAAGCTGGAGACGGTAACGGTGGTGGTGATGACGGAGTTCGGCCGCACGGTGAAGGAGAACGGCAACCAGGGCACGGACCACGGCGTGGGCGGCGTGATGCTGGCGCTGGGCGGCGGCGTGAAGGGCGGCCGCGTCCACGGTCGCTTCGAAGCGCTCACGGTCGACCGCCTGCAGGACGGCCGGGACGTGCCGTCCTGGACGGACGTGCGCGCGCCACTGGCCGAGGCCTTGCGCGCCTGCCGCCCCGGCGTGGACCTGGCGAAGGTGTTCCCGGGCTACCAGGAAGGCACGCCGCTCGGGATGTTCACCTGA
- the mtnA gene encoding S-methyl-5-thioribose-1-phosphate isomerase, giving the protein MKVQGEPMRSIWVEADGWTVGIIDQTRLPHAFVKAELATAEEAGHAIRTMRVRGAPLIGATAAYGVCLAMREDASDAALERALTMLRATRPTAVNLHWALEGMRRVLTPLRPPERVAGAYRHAAALCDEDVAINRAIGGHALKLFQDAWDRKGRKGRLNVLTHCNAGWLATVDWGTALAPVYLAHDAGMPVHVWVDETRPRNQGAVLTAWELGQHGVAHTVIADNVGGHLMQHGDVDLCIVGTDRTTAHGDVANKIGTYLKALAAKDNGVSFYVALPSPTVDWTLQDGVRQIPIEQRDGTELSDVTGLLPSGEVATVRITPPGSAAANYAFDVTPARLVTALITERGVCPASEEGLLSLFPERRQAK; this is encoded by the coding sequence ATGAAAGTCCAAGGCGAGCCGATGCGCTCCATCTGGGTCGAGGCCGACGGCTGGACGGTGGGCATCATCGACCAGACGCGCCTGCCGCATGCGTTCGTGAAGGCGGAACTCGCCACGGCGGAGGAGGCGGGCCACGCCATCCGAACCATGCGCGTGCGGGGGGCTCCGCTGATTGGCGCCACGGCCGCGTACGGCGTGTGTCTGGCCATGCGGGAGGACGCGTCGGACGCGGCGCTGGAGCGGGCGCTGACGATGCTGCGGGCCACGCGGCCCACGGCGGTGAACCTGCACTGGGCTCTGGAGGGGATGCGCCGGGTGCTGACGCCGCTGAGGCCGCCGGAGCGGGTGGCGGGGGCGTACCGGCACGCGGCGGCGCTGTGCGACGAGGACGTGGCCATCAACCGGGCCATTGGCGGGCACGCGCTGAAGCTGTTCCAGGACGCGTGGGACAGGAAGGGCCGCAAGGGGCGGCTGAACGTGCTCACGCACTGCAACGCGGGCTGGCTCGCGACGGTGGACTGGGGCACGGCGCTGGCGCCGGTGTACCTGGCGCACGACGCGGGCATGCCCGTGCACGTCTGGGTGGATGAGACACGGCCGCGCAACCAGGGCGCGGTGCTGACGGCGTGGGAGCTGGGCCAGCACGGCGTCGCGCACACCGTCATCGCGGACAACGTGGGCGGCCACCTGATGCAGCACGGGGACGTGGACCTGTGCATCGTGGGCACGGATCGCACGACGGCGCACGGCGACGTGGCCAACAAGATTGGCACGTACCTGAAGGCGCTGGCTGCGAAGGACAACGGCGTGTCGTTCTACGTGGCGCTGCCGTCGCCCACGGTGGACTGGACGCTCCAGGACGGCGTGAGGCAGATCCCCATCGAGCAGCGGGACGGAACGGAGCTCAGCGACGTCACGGGCCTGCTGCCGTCGGGCGAGGTCGCCACGGTGCGCATCACCCCGCCGGGGAGCGCCGCCGCGAACTACGCGTTCGACGTGACGCCCGCGCGGCTGGTGACGGCGCTCATCACCGAGCGGGGCGTGTGTCCGGCGTCGGAGGAGGGGCTGCTGTCGCTCTTCCCGGAGCGGAGGCAGGCGAAGTGA
- a CDS encoding alpha/beta hydrolase: MQRFRRLLMAFLIVTGMLYFALCALMFAAQRSLIYPAPRSEPEALRGLPGFGQVPLAAGLSVDTFYLPAPPGAPTVLHFHGNGEQLLHQRQLGQLLGDAGVGFLAVEYPGYGASRGSPSEAGLYAAAEAALQFLSAQGVKPDEVVLSGRSLGTGVAVEMARRGYGARMVLVAPYTSMVAMGQRLLPFLPATLLVRDRFESLAKAPGISIPVLVIHGEQDEVVPVDMGRTLGQRFPHATVVTVPDAGHNDVLEQDGLKEFARLATFALDGT, encoded by the coding sequence GTGCAACGCTTCCGCCGCCTGCTCATGGCCTTCCTCATCGTCACCGGCATGCTGTACTTCGCGCTGTGCGCGCTCATGTTCGCCGCGCAGCGCTCCCTCATCTACCCCGCGCCCCGCTCCGAGCCGGAAGCCCTGCGGGGCCTGCCCGGCTTCGGCCAGGTGCCGCTGGCGGCGGGCCTGAGCGTGGACACCTTCTACCTGCCCGCGCCTCCAGGCGCGCCCACGGTGCTGCACTTCCATGGCAACGGCGAGCAGCTGCTGCATCAGCGGCAGCTGGGCCAGCTGCTCGGGGACGCGGGGGTGGGCTTCCTCGCGGTGGAGTACCCGGGCTACGGCGCCTCGCGGGGCAGTCCCTCGGAGGCGGGCCTGTACGCGGCGGCGGAGGCCGCGCTCCAGTTCCTGAGCGCGCAGGGCGTGAAGCCGGATGAGGTGGTGCTGAGCGGACGCAGCCTGGGGACCGGCGTCGCGGTGGAGATGGCGCGGCGCGGGTACGGTGCGCGCATGGTGCTGGTGGCGCCGTACACGTCCATGGTGGCCATGGGCCAGCGGCTGCTGCCCTTCCTGCCCGCGACGCTGCTGGTGCGCGACCGCTTCGAGTCCCTGGCCAAGGCCCCCGGCATCTCCATCCCGGTGCTGGTCATCCACGGCGAACAGGACGAGGTCGTCCCGGTGGACATGGGCCGCACGCTGGGACAGCGCTTCCCCCACGCCACGGTGGTGACGGTGCCGGACGCGGGACACAACGACGTGCTGGAGCAGGACGGCCTGAAGGAGTTCGCGAGGCTGGCCACGTTCGCGCTCGACGGAACCTGA
- the mtnC gene encoding acireductone synthase, with amino-acid sequence MSAPVAIVTDIEGTTSSIAFVRDVLFPFARRHLAEYVATHGQRSSVRQCLSDARTLAGEPALDDVGTVALLQRWLGEDRKATPLKTLQGLIWADGYARGELKGHVYADAARALREWSERGLRLYVYSSGSVAAQKLIFGYSVEGDLTPLFSGYFDTTTGPKLEAASYTKIAQALALPPGDILFLSDNVAELDAARRAGFGTACLDRGEASIPPGHGHPTFHDFTSLDPFARVP; translated from the coding sequence ATGAGCGCCCCCGTCGCCATCGTCACCGACATCGAGGGCACCACCAGCTCCATCGCCTTCGTGAGGGACGTCCTCTTCCCCTTCGCCCGCAGGCACCTGGCGGAGTACGTCGCGACGCACGGGCAGCGGTCCTCCGTGCGCCAGTGCCTGTCCGACGCCCGCACGCTGGCCGGTGAGCCCGCGCTGGACGACGTGGGCACGGTGGCGCTGCTCCAGCGCTGGCTGGGCGAGGATCGCAAGGCCACGCCGCTCAAGACGCTCCAGGGCCTCATCTGGGCGGACGGCTACGCGCGCGGGGAGCTGAAGGGCCACGTCTACGCGGACGCGGCCCGGGCCCTTCGCGAATGGTCGGAGCGGGGCCTGCGCCTGTATGTCTATTCCTCCGGCAGCGTGGCCGCGCAGAAACTGATTTTCGGCTACAGCGTGGAGGGGGACCTGACGCCGCTGTTCTCCGGCTACTTCGACACGACCACCGGCCCCAAGCTGGAGGCCGCGTCGTACACGAAGATTGCCCAGGCGCTGGCGCTGCCACCGGGGGACATCCTGTTCCTGTCGGACAACGTGGCGGAGCTGGACGCGGCCCGGCGGGCGGGGTTCGGCACGGCCTGCCTGGACCGGGGGGAGGCGTCCATTCCCCCGGGCCACGGCCACCCGACGTTTCACGACTTCACGTCGCTCGACCCGTTCGCGCGCGTGCCCTGA